The Halorientalis sp. IM1011 genome window below encodes:
- a CDS encoding proteasome-activating nucleotidase: protein MTDTVDDVELPYDEDASQQEKINALQERLEVLESQNEEMRDKLLDANAENNKYQQKLERLTHENKKLKQSPLFVATVQELTDEGVIIKQHGNNQEALTEVTDEMREDLEPDSRVAVNNSLSIVKSLDDETDVRARVMQVDKSPDVGYEDIGGIEEQMEEVRETVEMPLKNPGMFEDVGIDPPSGVLLHGPPGTGKTMLAKAVANQTDATFIKMAGSELVHKFIGEGAKLVRDLFDLARQEEPAVVFIDEIDAIAAKRTESKTSGDAEVQRTMMQLLSEMDGFEDRGEIRIIAATNRFDMLDRAILRPGRFDRLIEVPKPDAEGREQIFQIHTRDMNVSEDVDWAELAEMADDSSGADVKAICTEAGMFAIRDDRTEVRMTDFEEAWEKIQKEADEDEDVSKTFA, encoded by the coding sequence ATGACTGACACCGTGGACGATGTCGAGCTGCCCTACGACGAGGACGCTTCTCAACAGGAGAAGATCAACGCCCTCCAGGAACGGCTCGAAGTCCTCGAGTCCCAGAACGAGGAGATGCGGGACAAGTTGCTGGACGCCAACGCCGAGAACAACAAATATCAGCAGAAACTCGAGCGGCTCACCCACGAGAACAAGAAGCTCAAACAGTCCCCGCTGTTCGTCGCCACGGTACAGGAACTCACCGACGAGGGCGTCATCATCAAACAGCACGGCAACAACCAGGAGGCTCTCACCGAGGTCACCGACGAGATGCGCGAGGACCTCGAACCCGACAGCCGGGTCGCCGTCAACAACTCCCTCTCTATCGTGAAGTCACTGGACGACGAGACGGACGTCCGTGCCCGCGTCATGCAGGTCGACAAGAGCCCCGACGTGGGCTACGAGGACATCGGCGGCATCGAAGAACAGATGGAAGAGGTCCGCGAGACCGTCGAGATGCCGCTGAAGAACCCCGGAATGTTCGAGGACGTGGGTATCGACCCGCCGAGCGGCGTCCTGCTCCACGGCCCGCCGGGCACCGGGAAGACGATGCTCGCCAAGGCCGTCGCCAACCAGACCGACGCGACCTTCATCAAGATGGCCGGCTCCGAACTGGTCCACAAGTTCATCGGCGAGGGCGCGAAACTCGTCCGCGACCTGTTCGACCTGGCCCGGCAGGAAGAGCCCGCCGTCGTCTTCATCGACGAGATCGACGCGATCGCGGCCAAGCGCACCGAATCGAAGACCTCCGGGGACGCCGAGGTCCAGCGGACGATGATGCAACTCCTCTCGGAGATGGACGGCTTCGAGGACCGCGGTGAGATCCGCATCATCGCCGCTACCAACCGCTTCGACATGCTCGATCGGGCCATCCTCCGCCCCGGTCGGTTCGACCGCCTCATCGAGGTCCCCAAGCCCGACGCAGAGGGACGGGAACAGATCTTCCAGATCCACACCCGGGACATGAACGTCTCCGAGGACGTGGACTGGGCCGAACTCGCCGAGATGGCCGACGACTCCTCCGGCGCCGACGTGAAGGCGATCTGCACCGAGGCCGGGATGTTCGCCATCCGCGACGACCGCACCGAGGTCCGCATGACGGACTTCGAGGAGGCCTGGGAGAAGATCCAGAAAGAGGCCGACGAGGACGAGGACGTCTCGAAGACGTTCGCGTAG
- a CDS encoding DUF5800 family protein, producing the protein MTALSFDEQGVDVVYQGTEFRLEKALIEDAIGKAYPDVTDHEVLKIVAEDPALSGEPRRIAEILA; encoded by the coding sequence ATGACGGCGCTTTCCTTCGACGAACAGGGTGTCGACGTGGTGTACCAGGGCACCGAGTTCCGCCTGGAGAAGGCCCTCATCGAGGACGCTATCGGCAAGGCCTACCCCGACGTGACCGACCACGAAGTGCTGAAAATCGTCGCCGAGGATCCGGCGCTGTCCGGTGAACCCCGGCGGATCGCGGAGATCCTCGCCTGA
- a CDS encoding polymer-forming cytoskeletal protein gives MPLRSDLLDELQIPDGTTVEEHDLVTDGDVIVGGQSTVEFGVRGHNVIAGERVRFGGDIEAEGDCRLDMWSDVAGNVLVGENAYIGERVHVGGQLMVSGDLDIGDDVDIEEGFEANGWIVIRNPMPTIVFLFVYLSHLLRIGEEETADEVVSEVLSDDGADSDPVLIPRNGSVSDDAWRVSTPATVGDDCRLHGNLRAERLAVGEDNIVFGSLRAKSDVHVGEGTEIKGDVTTRDGTVSVGPDVTIWGDISATDVQLHEDATVEGSIRARGEMTMLQSDSGTGAPEEDATDTDDSDTDESDGGDAVTDDETADLDAAEVHDGWANSGFQPSDDGAAADDTGESTDDTADESDDSEADDERVTASDAESERVTDRDPDDERVTVTEDGSDTDDDYRENGHEAGLAE, from the coding sequence GTGCCGCTGCGCTCGGATCTCCTGGACGAACTGCAGATCCCGGACGGGACGACCGTCGAGGAACACGACCTCGTGACGGACGGGGACGTGATCGTCGGCGGGCAGAGTACCGTCGAGTTCGGCGTCCGCGGGCACAACGTCATCGCGGGCGAGCGCGTCCGCTTCGGCGGCGACATCGAGGCCGAGGGCGACTGTCGGCTGGACATGTGGAGTGACGTGGCAGGCAACGTCCTCGTGGGCGAGAACGCCTACATCGGCGAGCGCGTCCACGTCGGCGGCCAGCTCATGGTCTCGGGTGACCTCGACATCGGCGACGACGTCGACATCGAGGAGGGCTTCGAGGCCAACGGCTGGATCGTCATTCGCAACCCGATGCCGACCATCGTGTTCCTGTTCGTGTACCTCTCGCATCTCCTCCGGATCGGTGAGGAGGAGACCGCAGACGAAGTCGTCTCCGAAGTCCTGAGCGACGACGGTGCCGACAGCGATCCGGTCCTGATCCCCCGGAACGGGAGCGTCAGCGACGACGCCTGGCGCGTCTCGACGCCGGCCACCGTCGGCGACGACTGCCGACTGCACGGCAACCTGCGCGCCGAACGCCTGGCCGTCGGCGAGGACAACATCGTCTTCGGGAGCCTCCGCGCCAAGTCCGACGTTCACGTCGGCGAGGGCACGGAGATCAAAGGCGACGTGACGACCCGGGACGGCACCGTCAGCGTCGGCCCGGACGTAACGATCTGGGGCGACATCTCGGCGACCGACGTGCAACTGCACGAGGACGCCACCGTGGAGGGATCCATCCGTGCGCGCGGTGAGATGACCATGTTGCAGTCCGACTCCGGAACTGGAGCGCCGGAGGAGGACGCGACCGATACCGACGACTCCGACACCGACGAGTCGGACGGCGGCGACGCCGTGACCGACGACGAGACGGCCGACCTCGACGCCGCGGAAGTCCACGATGGATGGGCGAACTCGGGGTTCCAGCCGTCCGACGACGGCGCGGCCGCCGACGACACTGGCGAGTCGACCGACGACACGGCCGACGAGTCCGACGACTCGGAAGCGGACGACGAGCGTGTGACTGCATCCGACGCCGAGTCGGAGCGTGTGACTGACCGGGACCCAGACGACGAACGGGTGACTGTCACCGAGGACGGGTCCGACACCGACGACGACTACCGCGAGAACGGCCACGAGGCCGGCCTCGCGGAGTAA
- a CDS encoding redox-regulated ATPase YchF, which translates to MLSVALAGKPNAGKSTFYTAATRADVDVGNYPFTTIDANRGVSYVRTECPCLERDERCGDDHCRDGKRYVPVELLDVAGLVPGAHEGRGLGNQFLDELSNADAILNVVDASGGTNEEGEPVEVGEHDPVEDVDFVEEEMDLWLASIVDRNWESVERQSRSPDFDIDEALAEMLTGVGATELDVARTLRELEYPEDPIQWTDEDREALAGEIRRRTKPIVVVANKADIAPEGNVERLREAAEYVVPATADGELALRNGADAGVVDYDPGDPDFEIAGDVSDQQAEGLERIRDVMGEWGGTGVQTALNTAVYDLLDHLTAYPVQNESKWTDGTGNVLPDAHLLPDGSTPVDLAYAVHSDIGDGYLHAVDAKDGRKIGDDHELEEGDVVKIVSSAK; encoded by the coding sequence ATGCTTTCGGTCGCTCTCGCCGGCAAACCAAACGCCGGCAAGTCGACGTTCTACACGGCCGCGACCAGGGCCGACGTCGACGTGGGGAACTATCCTTTCACTACTATCGACGCCAACCGTGGCGTCAGCTACGTCCGGACGGAGTGCCCCTGTCTCGAACGCGACGAGCGCTGTGGCGACGACCACTGCCGGGACGGCAAGCGCTACGTCCCCGTCGAACTGCTGGACGTGGCCGGCCTCGTCCCCGGTGCCCACGAGGGCAGAGGGCTGGGCAACCAGTTCCTCGACGAACTCTCGAACGCCGACGCCATCCTGAACGTCGTGGACGCCTCCGGCGGGACCAACGAGGAAGGTGAGCCGGTCGAGGTGGGCGAACACGACCCGGTCGAGGACGTGGACTTCGTCGAGGAAGAGATGGACCTCTGGCTTGCGAGCATCGTCGACCGCAACTGGGAGTCGGTCGAACGGCAGTCGCGCTCGCCCGATTTCGACATCGACGAGGCGCTGGCGGAGATGCTCACCGGCGTCGGCGCGACGGAACTGGACGTGGCACGCACCCTCCGGGAACTGGAGTATCCCGAGGATCCGATCCAGTGGACCGACGAAGACCGCGAGGCGCTGGCCGGGGAGATCCGCCGGCGCACCAAACCCATCGTCGTCGTCGCGAACAAGGCCGACATCGCGCCGGAGGGCAACGTCGAACGCCTCCGTGAGGCCGCCGAGTACGTCGTGCCCGCGACCGCAGACGGCGAGCTGGCGCTGCGCAACGGGGCCGACGCCGGCGTCGTCGACTACGACCCGGGCGATCCCGACTTCGAGATCGCCGGCGACGTGAGCGACCAGCAGGCAGAGGGGCTAGAGCGCATCCGCGATGTGATGGGTGAGTGGGGCGGCACAGGAGTGCAGACGGCGCTGAACACGGCCGTCTACGACCTGCTGGATCACCTGACGGCCTACCCCGTCCAGAACGAGAGCAAGTGGACCGACGGCACCGGGAACGTCCTGCCCGACGCGCACTTGCTTCCCGACGGCTCGACGCCGGTCGATCTGGCCTACGCCGTCCACTCGGACATCGGCGACGGCTATCTCCACGCCGTCGACGCCAAGGACGGCCGCAAGATCGGCGACGACCACGAGCTCGAAGAGGGAGACGTGGTGAAAATCGTCAGCTCGGCCAAGTAA
- a CDS encoding pyridoxal phosphate-dependent aminotransferase → MTEFSERIEQVSISGIREVFEAAGEDAINLGLGQPDFPTPEHVREAAVEAIEAGEADAYTSNKGTRELRDAISAKYDRDYGLHVDPEHVIATAGGSEALHIALEAHVDPGDEVIYPDPGFVSYEALTHIAGGEPKPVSLREDLTMDPATVEESITDDTAVFVVNSPANPTGAVQSPDDMREFARIADEHDVLCLSDEVYEHIVFDGEHRSPLEFAETDNVAVVGACSKTYSMTGWRLGWITSSERRIERMLRAHQYGQACATAASQHAAEAALSGPQEPVEEMVAAFEERRDVLVDGLADIGLDCPTPRGAFYAMPEVPEGFVDEVIDRGVVIVPGEAFGDHGAGYARISYAVDVETLKEALEIMDEAATAVR, encoded by the coding sequence ATGACGGAGTTTTCCGAGCGGATCGAGCAGGTGTCGATCTCGGGCATCCGCGAGGTGTTCGAGGCCGCGGGCGAGGACGCGATCAACCTCGGGCTGGGCCAGCCTGACTTCCCCACCCCCGAGCACGTCCGCGAGGCGGCCGTCGAGGCCATCGAAGCCGGCGAGGCCGACGCCTACACCTCCAACAAGGGGACTCGCGAGCTCAGAGACGCCATCTCGGCGAAGTACGACCGCGACTACGGGCTCCACGTCGACCCCGAGCACGTCATCGCCACCGCGGGCGGCAGCGAGGCCCTCCACATCGCCCTCGAAGCCCACGTCGACCCCGGCGACGAAGTGATCTACCCCGACCCCGGATTCGTCTCCTACGAGGCGCTGACCCACATCGCTGGGGGCGAACCCAAACCGGTCTCCCTGCGCGAGGACCTCACGATGGATCCCGCGACCGTCGAGGAATCGATCACCGACGACACCGCCGTCTTCGTCGTCAACTCGCCGGCGAACCCGACTGGCGCTGTGCAGTCGCCCGACGATATGCGCGAGTTCGCCCGCATCGCCGACGAACACGACGTGCTCTGTCTCTCCGACGAAGTGTACGAACACATCGTCTTCGACGGGGAACACCGCTCACCGCTAGAGTTCGCCGAGACGGACAACGTCGCCGTCGTCGGCGCGTGCTCGAAGACCTACTCGATGACGGGCTGGCGACTCGGCTGGATCACCTCCAGTGAACGCCGGATCGAGCGGATGCTCCGGGCCCACCAGTACGGCCAGGCCTGTGCCACCGCCGCCAGTCAGCACGCCGCCGAGGCCGCTCTCTCGGGGCCCCAGGAACCCGTCGAGGAGATGGTCGCGGCCTTCGAGGAGCGCCGGGACGTGTTGGTCGACGGCCTGGCCGACATCGGACTGGACTGCCCGACGCCCCGTGGCGCGTTCTACGCGATGCCGGAGGTGCCCGAGGGGTTCGTCGACGAGGTCATCGACCGCGGCGTGGTGATCGTTCCCGGCGAAGCCTTCGGTGACCACGGCGCAGGCTACGCACGCATCTCCTACGCCGTGGACGTGGAGACGCTGAAGGAGGCCCTCGAGATAATGGACGAGGCTGCCACGGCGGTTCGGTGA